A genomic window from Chitinophaga pollutisoli includes:
- a CDS encoding sigma-54 dependent transcriptional regulator, which produces MANILIIDDEKSIRKTLTEILSYEGYKIDEAADGAEGFKMFQAKTYDAVLCDIKMPKMDGLEFLEKAREINGDVPIIMVSGHGNIDTAVDAVKKGAFDYISKPPDLNRLLITLRNALDKTTLVAETKTLRKKVNKTPDMIGESGPIVKIKDTIHKVAPTDARVLVTGENGAGKELVARWIHAYSNRSGGPMVEVNCAAIPSELIESELFGHEKGSFTSAVKQRIGKFEQASGGTLFLDEIGDMSLSAQAKVLRALQEGKITRVGGDKEISVDVRVVAATNKDLLKEVEDKNFRLDLYHRLSVILIHVPSLNDRRDDIPLLVDHFLDLVCAEYGMARKTADKDAMKALQHHQWTGNIRELRNVVERLVILSGKTITADDVENYVVPNHDKKSHYLNDELLVLTKLHDFRDEVEKIFIEFMLQKNGWNVSKTAQALDIQRSHLYNKMERYDIRKISGGDE; this is translated from the coding sequence ATGGCCAACATTCTGATCATCGACGACGAAAAGAGCATCCGGAAAACGCTCACCGAAATCCTGAGCTACGAGGGGTATAAAATCGACGAAGCGGCCGATGGAGCCGAAGGCTTCAAAATGTTCCAGGCCAAAACCTACGACGCCGTATTGTGCGATATCAAAATGCCGAAGATGGACGGGCTCGAATTCCTCGAGAAGGCCCGCGAGATCAATGGCGACGTGCCCATCATCATGGTGTCCGGCCACGGTAATATCGACACGGCGGTAGATGCAGTGAAAAAGGGCGCATTCGATTATATCTCCAAACCGCCCGACCTCAACCGTCTCCTCATCACCCTCCGCAACGCGCTGGACAAAACCACGTTGGTGGCCGAAACCAAAACGCTGCGCAAAAAGGTGAACAAAACACCCGATATGATTGGCGAATCGGGCCCTATTGTAAAAATCAAGGATACTATTCATAAAGTAGCGCCGACAGACGCGCGGGTGCTCGTTACCGGCGAAAACGGCGCGGGCAAGGAGCTCGTGGCCCGCTGGATACACGCTTACAGCAACCGCTCCGGCGGCCCGATGGTGGAAGTGAACTGCGCGGCCATACCCTCCGAGCTCATCGAATCCGAACTGTTCGGCCACGAGAAAGGTTCTTTCACCTCCGCGGTGAAGCAACGCATCGGTAAATTTGAGCAGGCGAGCGGTGGCACCCTCTTCCTCGACGAAATCGGCGATATGAGCCTCAGCGCCCAGGCCAAAGTGCTGCGCGCCTTGCAGGAAGGGAAAATCACGCGCGTGGGCGGCGACAAGGAAATCAGCGTGGACGTGCGCGTGGTGGCGGCAACCAATAAAGATTTGCTGAAAGAAGTGGAAGACAAAAACTTCCGCCTCGACCTTTACCACCGCCTCAGCGTGATCCTCATCCACGTGCCTTCGCTCAATGACCGCCGCGACGATATTCCCCTGCTGGTCGATCACTTCCTGGACCTGGTGTGCGCGGAATACGGCATGGCCCGCAAAACGGCGGATAAAGACGCGATGAAAGCGTTGCAGCACCATCAATGGACAGGCAATATCCGCGAACTGCGGAACGTGGTGGAAAGACTGGTGATCCTTTCCGGGAAAACCATCACGGCCGATGACGTGGAAAATTACGTAGTGCCCAATCACGACAAAAAAAGCCACTACCTGAATGACGAGCTGCTCGTATTAACGAAACTGCACGACTTCCGGGACGAAGTGGAAAAGATATTCATCGAATTCATGTTGCAAAAAAACGGATGGAACGTAAGCAAAACCGCGCAGGCGCTGGACATCCAGCGAAGCCATCTTTACAACAAGATGGAGCGTTACGACATTCGCAAAATTTCCGGCGGGGATGAGTAA
- a CDS encoding serine O-acetyltransferase — MMHPLLELLKQRHAAAGVVAYPSSEAVWQFCNDLINWLFPEHSGRVMDDAAIEQYAVRLETQLNELLQHIAAQLPESPEAVSRQFMEMVPGIYADLTKDAEAILQGDPAATCIYEVIRAYPGFFAIAAYRVAHGLHLLEVPLLPRVITEYAHARTGVDIHPAAEIAPYFCIDHGTGIVIGETTVIGPQVKIYQGVTLGALSIDKTMARAKRHPTIEEGVVIYAGATILGGDTIIGHHSVIGGNVWLIKSVEPHSRIYYKADGSIKVI, encoded by the coding sequence ATGATGCACCCACTACTCGAATTATTGAAACAGCGGCATGCTGCAGCCGGCGTCGTGGCTTATCCCAGTTCTGAAGCCGTGTGGCAGTTCTGCAACGACCTGATCAACTGGCTGTTCCCGGAGCATAGCGGCCGGGTGATGGATGATGCTGCCATCGAGCAATACGCGGTGCGGCTGGAAACGCAGCTGAACGAGCTGTTGCAGCATATTGCCGCGCAATTGCCGGAGTCTCCCGAGGCGGTGAGCCGCCAGTTTATGGAGATGGTGCCGGGCATTTACGCGGATCTGACCAAAGACGCGGAGGCCATCCTACAGGGCGACCCTGCCGCCACCTGCATCTACGAAGTAATCAGGGCGTATCCCGGATTTTTCGCGATTGCGGCTTACCGCGTGGCGCATGGGCTCCATTTGCTGGAAGTGCCCCTCCTCCCCCGCGTCATCACCGAATACGCGCACGCCAGAACGGGGGTCGACATCCACCCCGCGGCGGAGATCGCGCCGTATTTCTGTATCGACCATGGCACGGGGATCGTGATCGGCGAAACCACCGTCATCGGCCCACAAGTGAAAATATACCAGGGCGTTACGCTGGGCGCCCTCAGCATCGACAAAACGATGGCCCGCGCCAAGCGCCACCCTACTATCGAGGAAGGCGTGGTAATTTACGCCGGCGCCACTATCCTCGGCGGAGACACCATCATCGGGCACCACAGCGTCATCGGCGGGAATGTATGGCTCATCAAATCGGTGGAGCCCCATTCCAGGATTTATTACAAAGCAGACGGCAGTATAAAAGTTATTTAA
- a CDS encoding pyruvate dehydrogenase complex E1 component subunit beta, which produces MRQIAFRQALREAMQEEMRRDERVFLMGEEVAEYNGAYKVSQGMLDEFGARRIIDTPIAELGFTAIGVGAAQNGLRPIVEFMTWNFAVLALDQILNTASKMLAMSGGQVGCPIVFRGANGSAGQLGAQHSTAFESYYANIPGLKVISVSNPYDAKGLLKAAIRDEDPVVFMESEQMYGDMGEVPEEEYIIPIGKADIKRAGKDVTIVSFNKMMKVALGAAEELAKEGIEAEVIDLRTIRPLDWFTILESVKKTNRLVIVEEQWPFASISSEISYRIQKEGFDYLDAPIRRITAVDAPMHYAPNLVKLYLPDIERTVKLVKEVMYMKK; this is translated from the coding sequence ATGCGTCAGATAGCCTTCAGACAAGCCTTAAGAGAAGCCATGCAGGAAGAAATGCGCCGTGACGAACGGGTGTTCCTGATGGGAGAGGAAGTGGCAGAGTACAACGGTGCCTATAAAGTTAGCCAGGGAATGCTCGATGAATTCGGTGCACGCCGTATCATTGATACCCCGATCGCCGAGCTGGGTTTTACCGCTATCGGTGTGGGCGCCGCACAGAACGGCCTCCGTCCGATCGTGGAATTCATGACCTGGAACTTCGCCGTACTGGCACTCGACCAGATCCTCAACACCGCCTCCAAAATGCTGGCTATGTCCGGCGGACAGGTAGGTTGTCCCATCGTTTTCCGCGGCGCCAACGGTTCTGCAGGCCAGCTGGGAGCACAGCACTCCACCGCATTTGAAAGCTATTACGCCAATATTCCCGGTCTGAAAGTGATCTCCGTATCCAATCCTTACGATGCGAAAGGTCTGCTCAAAGCCGCCATCCGCGACGAAGATCCCGTGGTTTTCATGGAATCCGAGCAGATGTACGGCGACATGGGCGAAGTTCCTGAAGAAGAATACATCATCCCCATCGGTAAAGCGGATATCAAACGCGCCGGTAAGGACGTCACCATCGTGTCTTTCAACAAAATGATGAAAGTAGCCCTCGGCGCAGCCGAAGAGCTGGCGAAAGAAGGTATCGAAGCCGAAGTAATCGACCTCCGCACGATCCGCCCCCTCGATTGGTTCACCATCCTGGAGTCCGTGAAGAAAACCAACCGCCTGGTGATCGTGGAAGAACAATGGCCCTTCGCCAGCATCTCTTCCGAGATCTCTTACCGGATCCAGAAAGAAGGTTTCGACTACCTGGACGCTCCCATCCGCCGCATCACCGCGGTAGACGCGCCCATGCACTACGCACCCAACCTGGTGAAACTGTACCTGCCCGACATCGAGCGTACGGTGAAACTGGTGAAGGAAGTGATGTACATGAAAAAGTAA
- a CDS encoding acetyl-CoA C-acyltransferase has translation MREVFIVSVARTPIGAFNGALASVPATTLGATVIAAALERAGVAKEQVQEVYMGNVISANIGQAPANQASLYAGLPNTVPCTTVNKVCASGMKAIMLGAQSILLGDNDIVVAGGMESMSNIPYYLDKARNGYRLGHGAVIDGILRDGLWDPYKDFHMGNAAEICAAEYKISREDQDNYAKQSYQRAATAWEKGYFAGEIVPVTTGGKSPVTVSEDEEFKKVNFEKMATLKPAFQKDGTITAANASKINDGAAAVVLASREKVKELGLKPLAKIVSFADASQAPEWFTTTPVKAVNNALAKAKMEIGQMDFVEINEAFSCVALANEKDLGIPGEKLNVWGGAVALGHPIGCSGARIIVSLTSILRQENGRFGVAGICNGGGGASAMIIEKI, from the coding sequence ATGAGAGAAGTATTTATCGTATCCGTAGCCAGAACCCCGATAGGGGCATTCAACGGCGCTTTGGCGTCGGTTCCCGCCACCACGTTGGGCGCTACGGTCATCGCCGCCGCCCTGGAGCGCGCCGGCGTGGCGAAGGAGCAGGTGCAGGAAGTGTATATGGGAAATGTGATCAGCGCCAACATCGGCCAGGCGCCCGCCAACCAGGCAAGCCTTTATGCAGGGCTCCCCAACACCGTGCCCTGCACTACCGTGAACAAAGTGTGCGCTTCCGGCATGAAAGCCATCATGCTCGGCGCCCAGAGCATCCTGCTCGGCGATAACGATATCGTGGTGGCCGGCGGCATGGAATCCATGAGCAACATACCGTATTATCTCGATAAAGCCCGCAACGGCTACCGCCTCGGACACGGCGCCGTGATCGACGGTATCCTGCGCGACGGCCTGTGGGATCCGTATAAAGATTTCCACATGGGCAACGCCGCTGAAATCTGTGCGGCGGAGTATAAAATCTCCCGTGAAGACCAGGACAATTACGCCAAACAAAGCTACCAGCGCGCGGCAACGGCCTGGGAAAAAGGATATTTTGCCGGGGAGATCGTTCCGGTGACCACCGGCGGCAAATCGCCCGTAACTGTGAGCGAAGACGAAGAATTCAAAAAAGTGAACTTCGAGAAAATGGCTACCCTGAAGCCGGCGTTCCAGAAAGACGGGACGATCACCGCCGCCAACGCTTCCAAGATCAACGACGGCGCCGCCGCGGTGGTGCTGGCGAGCCGGGAGAAGGTGAAAGAGCTGGGCCTCAAGCCTTTAGCAAAGATCGTGAGCTTCGCCGACGCCAGCCAGGCGCCGGAATGGTTCACCACCACGCCCGTGAAAGCGGTGAATAACGCTCTCGCGAAGGCGAAAATGGAGATCGGGCAGATGGATTTCGTGGAAATCAACGAAGCGTTCTCCTGCGTGGCGCTGGCCAATGAAAAGGACCTGGGCATCCCGGGCGAAAAACTTAATGTTTGGGGCGGAGCCGTGGCCCTGGGGCACCCGATCGGCTGTTCCGGCGCGCGTATCATCGTGAGCCTCACCTCCATCCTGCGGCAGGAAAACGGCCGTTTCGGCGTTGCCGGGATATGCAACGGGGGCGGGGGCGCCAGCGCAATGATCATAGAGAAAATCTAA
- the dnaG gene encoding DNA primase: MITQNTIQQILHRIDIIDVVGAFVKLKKRGANYMGLCPFHNEKSPSFTVSGTKEIYKCFGCGKSGNAINFVMEHEKYSYVEAIRWLAQRYQVEIEETEVSPEVKQRQQMADSLFIINNFARDYFVKTLFETDEGQNVGLSYFEERGFSEEIIRKFQLGYALNLREAFVREAQHKGYNLEYLQKTGLVTVRNDQPIDNYRGRVIFPIHNQSGKVLGFGARILVKSDRAPKYINSPENDIYVKSKVLYGTYFARHAIDKLDECLLVEGYTDVISLHQAGIENVVASSGTSLTTDQLRLIKKYTNNLTILYDGDNAGIKAALRGLDMAIEEGLNVKLALVPDKEDPDSYVRKIGAEAFRQFIADNKQDFILFKLHVSMKEAGNDSTRKSQLVNEIAETIARIDKVEDFTRQQDYIRQCSQLLKIDEERLVDLVNKFIRDRLSKQALNEQSGKKKGGFDGPPPTEDGPSLAEMYPEYFPDGAETPAAPSENIFNTSERQERELIKILLRFGDKVFDEEQKTTVADYIFHLPYDFESLSENEIVKRILREYKEAYDQGSIPDKKMFLYHPDNDVARNVAIILEDKEAELSAAWKERFEIKTVYGDDAFRRDTISATNYLIIRKIQKLIAENQQEMSSTEDYEAQIRCLEMDKHLKQIMKELTEGVGTVIFK; encoded by the coding sequence TTGATCACCCAAAATACCATACAGCAAATCCTCCACCGCATCGATATCATCGATGTGGTCGGCGCATTCGTGAAACTGAAGAAACGCGGCGCCAATTATATGGGCCTCTGCCCTTTCCATAACGAAAAATCTCCCTCTTTCACCGTTTCCGGCACCAAGGAAATCTACAAATGCTTCGGCTGCGGCAAAAGCGGGAATGCGATCAATTTCGTGATGGAGCACGAAAAGTACTCCTATGTGGAAGCCATCCGCTGGCTCGCGCAACGCTACCAGGTAGAGATCGAAGAAACGGAAGTCAGCCCCGAAGTGAAGCAGCGCCAGCAAATGGCCGACAGCCTTTTCATCATCAACAACTTCGCCCGGGATTATTTCGTCAAAACCCTCTTCGAAACCGACGAAGGCCAGAACGTGGGCCTTTCCTATTTCGAAGAACGCGGGTTCTCCGAAGAGATCATCCGCAAATTCCAGCTGGGGTACGCCCTCAACCTGCGCGAAGCGTTCGTCCGGGAAGCGCAACATAAAGGCTACAACCTGGAATACCTCCAGAAAACGGGCCTCGTTACCGTCCGCAACGATCAGCCGATCGACAACTACCGCGGCCGCGTCATCTTCCCCATCCACAACCAGAGCGGGAAAGTACTCGGATTCGGCGCGCGCATCCTCGTCAAATCCGACCGCGCGCCCAAATACATCAACTCCCCCGAAAACGATATTTACGTCAAAAGCAAGGTGCTGTACGGCACCTACTTCGCGCGGCACGCCATTGACAAGCTCGACGAATGCCTGCTGGTGGAAGGCTATACCGACGTGATTTCCCTGCACCAGGCCGGTATCGAAAACGTGGTGGCCTCTTCCGGCACCTCGCTCACCACCGACCAGCTGCGGCTCATCAAGAAATACACCAACAACCTCACCATCCTCTACGATGGCGACAACGCCGGCATCAAGGCCGCGCTCCGCGGGTTGGACATGGCCATCGAAGAAGGGCTGAACGTCAAACTGGCGCTGGTGCCCGATAAAGAGGACCCGGACAGTTACGTGCGGAAGATCGGCGCGGAGGCGTTCCGGCAATTCATCGCCGACAACAAACAGGATTTCATCCTCTTCAAGTTGCACGTTTCCATGAAGGAAGCGGGCAACGATTCCACGCGCAAGTCGCAGCTCGTGAACGAGATCGCGGAAACCATCGCGCGGATCGATAAAGTGGAGGATTTCACCCGCCAGCAGGATTATATCCGCCAGTGCAGCCAGTTGCTGAAAATCGACGAAGAAAGGCTGGTGGATCTGGTAAACAAATTCATCCGCGACCGCCTTTCCAAACAGGCGCTCAACGAGCAGAGCGGGAAAAAGAAAGGCGGGTTCGATGGGCCTCCCCCGACCGAAGACGGCCCTTCACTGGCGGAAATGTACCCCGAGTACTTCCCCGACGGCGCCGAAACGCCCGCAGCGCCATCCGAAAACATCTTCAACACTTCCGAACGCCAGGAGCGCGAGCTGATCAAGATCCTGCTGCGCTTCGGCGATAAGGTCTTCGACGAGGAACAAAAAACAACCGTCGCCGATTACATCTTCCATCTCCCCTACGATTTCGAATCCCTTTCCGAAAACGAAATCGTGAAACGCATCCTGCGCGAATACAAGGAAGCGTACGACCAGGGCTCTATCCCGGATAAGAAAATGTTCCTCTACCATCCCGACAACGATGTAGCGCGGAATGTGGCCATCATCCTGGAAGACAAGGAAGCGGAGCTGAGCGCGGCCTGGAAAGAGCGGTTCGAGATTAAGACCGTTTATGGCGACGACGCCTTCCGACGCGATACCATCAGCGCCACCAATTATCTCATCATCCGGAAAATCCAGAAACTGATCGCGGAAAACCAGCAGGAAATGAGCAGTACGGAAGATTACGAAGCGCAAATCCGCTGCCTGGAGATGGACAAGCATCTCAAGCAGATCATGAAGGAGCTCACCGAAGGCGTGGGCACCGTTATTTTCAAGTAG
- a CDS encoding dihydrofolate reductase has translation MISVIVAASENNVIGINNQLPWKLPDDFKFFKNTTYGFPVIMGRKTFESLGGATLKGRHNIVITRQQDYAPAGVSVVHSLADALALAEQDDVKEIFVIGGMEIINQAWPQIDRIYLTRVHTTVEGDAFFPEVDPAEWKRVHAEDHPADEKHAYAFTFETWERK, from the coding sequence ATGATTTCCGTAATAGTAGCCGCTTCCGAGAATAACGTCATCGGTATCAACAACCAGCTCCCCTGGAAACTGCCCGACGATTTCAAATTCTTCAAGAATACCACCTACGGATTCCCCGTGATCATGGGCCGTAAAACCTTCGAATCCCTCGGCGGCGCCACGCTCAAAGGGCGCCATAATATCGTTATCACCCGGCAGCAGGACTATGCTCCGGCCGGGGTGTCGGTCGTGCATTCCCTGGCCGATGCCCTCGCGCTCGCGGAGCAGGACGATGTAAAGGAAATTTTCGTGATCGGAGGGATGGAAATCATCAACCAGGCCTGGCCGCAGATCGATCGCATCTATCTCACCCGCGTACACACCACGGTGGAAGGCGACGCCTTTTTCCCCGAAGTAGACCCTGCGGAATGGAAGCGCGTTCATGCCGAAGACCATCCGGCCGACGAAAAGCATGCCTACGCCTTTACGTTCGAAACGTGGGAGCGGAAATAA
- a CDS encoding thymidylate synthase translates to MQQYKDLLQHILDNGADKTDRTGTGTRSCFGYQMRFDLQQGFPMVTTKKLHLKSIIYELLWFLKGDTNVHYLQEHGVKIWDEWASAEGDLGPVYGKQWRSWEGADGKTYDQITDVVEQIKKNPDSRRLIVNAWNVADLPQMALSPCHCLFQFYVADGKLSCQLYQRSADVFLGVPFNIASYALLTLMIAQVCGLQPGEFVHSFGDVHLYNNHFEQARLQLEREPFPLPVMKLNPDVKDIFAFQYEDFTLENYQSHPHIKAPVAV, encoded by the coding sequence ATGCAACAGTATAAAGACCTCCTCCAACATATCCTCGACAACGGGGCGGACAAAACTGACCGCACCGGAACCGGCACCCGCAGCTGTTTTGGCTACCAGATGCGCTTCGATCTGCAGCAGGGCTTCCCCATGGTCACCACCAAGAAACTGCACCTCAAATCCATCATTTACGAACTGCTCTGGTTCCTGAAAGGCGATACCAACGTGCATTACCTCCAGGAGCATGGGGTGAAGATATGGGACGAATGGGCCAGCGCCGAAGGGGACCTCGGGCCCGTGTACGGCAAGCAATGGCGCAGCTGGGAAGGCGCCGACGGTAAAACGTACGACCAGATCACCGACGTGGTGGAGCAGATCAAAAAGAACCCGGACTCCCGCCGCCTCATCGTCAACGCCTGGAATGTGGCCGACCTGCCGCAAATGGCCCTCAGCCCCTGCCACTGCCTCTTCCAGTTTTACGTGGCCGACGGCAAACTGAGCTGCCAGCTTTACCAGCGCAGCGCCGACGTTTTCCTGGGCGTCCCTTTCAATATCGCGTCTTACGCATTGCTCACACTCATGATCGCGCAGGTGTGCGGCCTCCAGCCGGGCGAATTCGTCCACAGCTTCGGAGACGTCCATCTCTACAATAACCACTTCGAACAAGCCCGCCTCCAGCTCGAGCGCGAACCGTTCCCGCTGCCGGTAATGAAACTGAACCCGGATGTGAAGGATATCTTCGCTTTCCAATACGAAGATTTCACCCTGGAAAATTACCAGTCGCACCCTCACATCAAAGCCCCCGTAGCCGTATGA
- a CDS encoding SusC/RagA family TonB-linked outer membrane protein — translation MHFLKQCTWLLILLCGALCAHAQQRVSGRVTDTEGNGLPGVTVRLLNSNRGTVSDITGKFSLEAPAGSTLVFSFTGYKTLRREASTTAMTVTLEEDFANLDEVVITGLATSVKRSNLANAVATLSAKELYGVAPAQTFDAALSGKIPGALITANSGAPGGGISVKMRGVTSIFSNSQPLYVVDGIFISNVSVPAGLNIITAASRAGNEQYQDNPSSRVADINPDDIENIEVLKGASASAIYGSKAAAGVVIITTKKGLSGRTLVKARQDVGWTQARKLLGMRHFTEETAFDKGGAAARDAFIAARDAGKLYDHEKDMYGEKGLLLNTNVSVTGGDERTGVFFSANRKDEQGIIKNTGYLNNSLRLNVDHRLNNRISVGLRAAYMKTSADRGLTNNDNNSVTYGVALSAAPEYVPLRPDADGNYPVLVGGQNPIELRDKMRNNETVNRVITGGEIKILLHEQDNTNTRLIVRGGVDYFHLKTEAIFPRSLPFMRNNLEGASIQGNTSNLNSNLAGILVNQFAANKNLNFTTSLGATLETNYLDMILATATNTTPLQTNVDMAANAALQQFRTKYRDNGIFLQEEVLIMDAITLGAGVRFDRSTNNGDWKKYFVLPKGSFSWNIAKMPFWKMQLINSLKLRAAYGQSGNVAPYGARFLAALPNNIGGNGGVLVDNQLGNPDIKQEKQTEFETGVDVSFLNGRLTLEATYYIKKIYDLLIRRNLQPSTGFTAQWLNAGDLRNQGIEIGISALPINKKNFRWNTHINFWKNKSKITELLIPPFPMGAFGNSLGNFYIEEGKSATQIIGTLGETPGIGVLGNSEPDFQLSTINEINFLKNFSFRFMLHWKKGGDNINLSQLLNDLNKTSADYDDDRNGNGIKDGIDRNTAFGKGEAAGFVQDASYVRIREIGLYYQVPVPRNKYITGINIGASLNNWITWTKYNSYDPESSNFGSNTLSTATSRGSNGLSSGVEVMPYPASKRATFHFAVTF, via the coding sequence ATGCATTTCCTCAAACAATGTACCTGGCTGCTCATCCTGCTATGCGGGGCGTTATGCGCCCATGCCCAGCAGCGTGTCAGCGGCCGCGTGACGGACACCGAAGGCAACGGCCTGCCCGGTGTTACCGTACGCCTCCTTAATTCCAACCGCGGAACCGTCTCCGACATCACCGGGAAATTTTCCCTGGAAGCACCCGCCGGCAGCACGCTCGTCTTTTCCTTCACCGGATACAAAACCCTCCGCCGGGAAGCTTCCACCACGGCCATGACCGTGACCCTGGAAGAGGATTTCGCCAACCTCGACGAAGTGGTGATCACCGGCCTGGCCACCAGCGTGAAGCGCAGCAACCTCGCCAACGCCGTGGCCACCCTTTCCGCAAAAGAGCTCTACGGCGTTGCGCCCGCGCAAACTTTCGATGCCGCCCTCAGCGGCAAGATCCCCGGCGCACTCATCACCGCCAACTCCGGCGCGCCCGGCGGCGGCATCTCCGTGAAGATGCGCGGCGTCACCTCCATCTTCTCCAACAGCCAGCCGCTGTATGTGGTCGACGGGATTTTCATCAGTAACGTATCCGTTCCCGCAGGCCTCAATATCATCACCGCCGCTTCCAGGGCGGGGAACGAGCAGTATCAGGACAACCCCTCCAGCCGCGTGGCCGACATCAACCCGGACGATATCGAGAACATCGAAGTGCTCAAGGGCGCATCCGCTTCCGCCATTTATGGTTCCAAAGCCGCGGCGGGCGTTGTTATCATCACCACCAAAAAGGGCCTCTCCGGCCGAACGCTCGTGAAAGCCCGTCAGGATGTAGGGTGGACGCAGGCCCGGAAGCTCCTCGGCATGCGGCATTTTACTGAAGAAACCGCCTTCGATAAAGGCGGCGCCGCCGCCAGAGACGCCTTCATCGCCGCCCGCGACGCCGGCAAACTATACGACCACGAAAAAGATATGTACGGCGAAAAAGGACTCCTGCTCAACACCAACGTCAGCGTGACCGGGGGCGACGAGCGCACCGGGGTGTTCTTCTCCGCCAACCGGAAAGACGAGCAGGGCATCATCAAAAACACCGGTTATCTCAACAACTCGCTGCGCCTGAATGTAGACCACCGGCTTAACAACCGCATCTCCGTGGGCCTGCGCGCCGCTTACATGAAAACCTCCGCCGACCGCGGGCTTACCAACAACGACAACAACTCCGTGACCTACGGCGTGGCGCTCTCCGCCGCCCCGGAATATGTGCCCCTCCGGCCCGACGCCGACGGCAATTACCCGGTGCTCGTGGGCGGGCAAAACCCCATCGAGCTGCGCGACAAAATGCGCAACAACGAAACCGTGAACCGCGTGATCACCGGCGGCGAGATCAAAATCCTCCTGCATGAGCAGGACAACACTAATACCCGGCTGATCGTCCGCGGTGGTGTGGATTACTTCCACCTGAAAACGGAAGCTATTTTCCCGCGGTCGCTGCCGTTCATGCGCAACAACCTGGAAGGCGCGTCGATCCAGGGGAATACTTCCAACCTCAATTCCAACCTGGCCGGCATCCTCGTGAACCAGTTCGCCGCCAACAAAAACCTCAACTTCACGACCTCGCTTGGAGCCACACTGGAAACCAATTACCTCGACATGATCCTGGCCACGGCCACCAACACCACGCCGCTGCAAACAAACGTGGATATGGCCGCCAACGCCGCGCTGCAGCAATTCCGGACCAAATATCGCGACAATGGGATTTTCCTGCAGGAAGAAGTGCTCATCATGGACGCGATCACCCTGGGCGCCGGAGTGCGCTTCGACAGGTCCACCAATAACGGCGACTGGAAGAAATATTTCGTGTTGCCAAAGGGATCATTTTCCTGGAACATCGCCAAAATGCCGTTCTGGAAGATGCAGCTGATCAACAGCCTCAAGCTTCGCGCGGCATACGGGCAGTCGGGCAACGTAGCGCCTTACGGAGCGCGGTTCCTGGCGGCGCTGCCGAACAATATCGGCGGCAATGGCGGGGTGCTGGTCGACAATCAGCTCGGCAACCCCGACATCAAGCAGGAAAAGCAAACCGAATTTGAAACGGGTGTAGACGTAAGCTTCCTCAACGGGCGGCTCACGCTCGAAGCCACCTATTACATCAAGAAGATCTACGACCTTCTCATCCGAAGGAACCTGCAGCCATCCACGGGCTTCACGGCACAGTGGCTCAATGCGGGCGACCTCCGGAACCAGGGCATTGAGATCGGCATCAGCGCATTGCCGATCAACAAAAAGAATTTCCGGTGGAACACCCACATCAATTTCTGGAAAAACAAATCCAAGATCACCGAGCTGCTGATCCCTCCTTTCCCGATGGGCGCATTCGGCAACTCGCTGGGTAATTTCTATATCGAAGAAGGTAAATCCGCCACCCAGATCATCGGCACCCTCGGCGAAACGCCGGGCATCGGCGTGCTGGGGAATTCAGAGCCCGACTTCCAGCTGAGCACCATCAACGAAATCAATTTCCTGAAAAATTTCAGCTTCCGTTTCATGCTGCACTGGAAGAAAGGCGGGGATAACATCAACCTCAGCCAACTGCTGAACGACCTCAACAAAACTTCGGCCGATTACGACGACGACCGCAATGGCAACGGAATTAAAGACGGCATCGACCGCAACACCGCATTCGGCAAGGGCGAAGCCGCCGGTTTCGTGCAGGACGCTTCTTACGTGCGGATCCGCGAAATCGGGCTGTACTACCAGGTGCCCGTGCCACGGAATAAATATATCACCGGCATCAACATCGGCGCGTCACTGAACAACTGGATCACCTGGACGAAATACAACAGTTACGACCCGGAATCCTCCAACTTCGGCTCCAACACGCTTTCCACCGCCACTTCACGCGGCAGCAATGGTTTGTCGAGCGGTGTGGAGGTAATGCCATACCCGGCATCCAAGCGCGCGACTTTCCATTTCGCCGTAACGTTCTGA